CGGCCTGGAAATCTTCCTTGTGCAGCTTCGCTACCGGCGCCTGACCCGTGATGCAGAGGATCGGGATGGAATCGGCCCACGCCGAGTACATCCCGGTGAGCATGTCCGTTCCCGCAGGGCCGGAGGTGCCGATGCAGATGCCGATGTTCCCGGGGGCGGCGCGGGTGTAACCCTCCGCCATATGGGAGGCGCCTTCTACGTGGCGTGCAAGCACGTGACCGATGCCGCCGTGGGCACGCATGGCGGAGTAGAAGGGATTGATGGCTGCTCCGGGCAGGCCGAAGGTCTGAGTAGCGCCTTCCTTTTCCAGGATGGCGACGGCGGCGTCAACTGCGCGCATTTTGGGCATGGGAACTCCTAGTGGAAGTGAAAGATTAGTTGGTGGATCGGCCGGAAAGCTGTTCAACGAGCTTGAAGAGGCCGGAATGGTCCAGTCCGCCTTCGCCCTGGTTGACCATCGAACCCACCAATTGCGCGACGAGGGCTCCCAGTGGAATGGTGACGCCAGCTTCGCGGGCGGCTGCGGTGACAATGCCGAGGTCTTTGTTATGCAGCTGCAGGCGGAAGCCCGGGTCGAAGGAGCGGTCCAGCATTTTCTGGCCCTTCTGCTCCAGCACCTTGGAACCGGCCAGGCCGCCGCCGAGCACCTTCAGCGCGGCATCGGTATCCACGTTGTAGGCCTCGAGGAAGACGATGGCCTCTGCCAGAAGTTCAATGTTCCCGGCGACGATCAGCTGGTTTGCGGCTTTGACGGTCTGTCCGGAACCGGAGGGGCCAACGTGCACAATGGTCTTGCCCACAGCGTTGAGAACGGGCTCGGCATCCTTGAAGTCCTGTGCGTCGCCGCCGACCATAATGGACAGAACGGCGTCGATCGCACCCTGTTCCCCGCCGGAAACGGGGGCATCGAGCGGGCGCAGACCGGCTTCGCGGGCGTCGTCGGAAAGCCGTTTGGCGACGTCGGGCCTGATGCTGCTGGCATCAATCCAGAGGGCGCCCTTCTTCGCGTTGGCAAAGACGCCGTCGCTGCCGCTGACCACATCCTCCACGTCCGGTGAGTCCGGCACCATGGTGATGACGACGTCGGCATCTTTGACTGCCTCGGCGATGTTGGAGGCACCCTTACCGCCCTGTTCAACGAGTTTGTCGATCTTGTCCTGGCTGCGGTTGTAACCGGTGACCTGGTTTCCGGCCTTGACGAGATTGGCGGCCATGGGCAATCCCATGATTCCGAGTCCGATGACTGCAATGTTTGTCATATCTGATTCCTTCGAAAGTTTTGTGGGAGTGATTACTTGGCGGCTTCGGCGGTTTCAACCCAGCCGAAGGCGCGTTCCTGCGGAGTCTTGTACTCGAGCCCGATCGGCCCGTTGTAGCCGAGGCTGCGGCTTTTCTCGATCCACTCGTTCAGTGGAAGCTCTCCGCTGCCCGGCTCGCCGCGGCCCGGCGCATCGGCAATCTGGATATGGCCAAAGTCCGCCGCATGGTTGGTGACGACCGCCCCGACGTCGTCCCCGTTGACCGCAAGGTGGTAGAAATCTGCCAGCAGCTTGACATTGTCCAAGCCCTGCGCCTTGACCTTGTCGATGACGGCGAGCGCGTCCGCGGCGGTCTTCAGCGGGTAGGCCTCGGTGCCGCTGACGGGCTCGAGCAGGACGACGCCGCCAAAGGGCGCGACGGCGCGGGCTGCGAGGATGAGGTTTTCGACGGCGAGCGCGTCCTGTTCTTCCGGTGTGGAGTCCTCGGTGCGGTTGCCGTAGAGGGCATTGAAGCCCTTGCAACCGAGGCGCTCACCGATGGCTGCGACTACTGGAAGGTTGGCGCGGAACTCGTCACTGCGTGCTGGCCAGGAGACGAGTCCGCGGTCTCCGCCGGGCATGTTTCCGGCGTTGAAGTTCAGGCCGGTGAGCTGGACTCCGGCGTCGGTGATGGCTTTTTCGAACTCGGCCACGTCGGCCTCCGTTGGTGTGGAGGTTTCAAAGGGCCACCAGAATTCCACGTTGTCGAATCCGGCCTTCTTCGCTGCAGCGGGCCGTTCCAGCAGCGGCAGCTCGGTGAGGAGGATGGAGCAGTTCACGGTGTACGTCATGGCACTTCCTTCGGTTACGTCTACCTTCACTAGTTTCCGTATCGTGGAGTTTATCTTTTGCTCTATGAAAAGAGTACGGGTGGAGTCCGTGTGACGTCAACCTCATTTGTCGACAAATAGCGTGCACGCAGCAAGGTGCGCTAGGGTCATCAGCAGTGACACGGGGTGCTGCGACCACAGGGCCGCAGCTGAGATAAAACCCGTTGAACCTGATCCAGTTAGCACTGGCGAAGGGAATGTCAGCACTCCCATGACGCGGTCAGTTATCTCGACGCACTCCGGCAGCCGCCGTCGTCATGCGCAGCGCACGCCTTCGCCACACAAGCGAAAGGCACGCCATGACCACCTCCCCCACCTCCTTGCCCATCACCGATCAGATTGTTCTCATCACCGGCGGCGGTCGCGGTCTGGGCACCAGCCTGGTCCGAGCCTTCCTCCGCGAAGGCGCCCGGGTAGTCATCAACTATCTGGGTAGCGAAGAGGCAGCACGGTCGGTAGAAGCCGAATTCCCTGGGAAGGCGCTGGCGGTTCAGGCTGACGTCCGCGACAGGGCGCAGGTGGACACCATGATCACCCGCGCCCAGGAGCACTTCGGCACCGCCATAACCACCGTGGTCAACAACGCGCTGCCGGAGTTCTCCTTCAACGGAGACGCCCGTCCAGACGCGGACCAGCTGACCTGGGACAACCTAGCGCAGCAGTTCTCCGGCGTCCAGGGCTCGCTCAACACAGTTCAGTCCGCCCTACCCGGCATGCGCGCCGTTGGCTTTGGACGCGTGATCAACGTTGGTACCAACCTGTTTCAGAACCCGGTTGTCCCCTACCACGACTACACGGCAGCCAAGGCCGCGCTGCTCTCACTCACCCGCACGTTTGCGCACGATCTCGGCAAGGATGGGATCACCGTCAACATGGTCTCCGGCGGCCTGCTGCGCACCACAGACGCCAGCTCCGCGACGCCAGAAGAAGTGTTTGACCTGATCGCCGCCGGCACTCCGCTCCGCCGGGTCACCACACCGGACGAGTTCGCCGACGCAACCCTCTTCTTCGCCTCACCCTGGTCCCGCTCAGTGACTGGACAGAACCTGGTGGTCGACGGCGGACTGGTCAACAACTGATGACCAGCCGCCAACTCCACTTCAACCTGTTTATCCACGGCTGCGGGCACCACAAAGCGGCGTGGCGGCATCCGTCGTCGTCTGCTGAACGGCTCGGTGACATCTCCTACTTCGAGGAATTGGCTCAGACCGCTGAGCGCGGCCTCCTGGACGCGGTGTTCTTCGCCGATGGGCAGTCCGCCGGTCCGGTGGGCGACGGGCCACTCTGGTTCCTTGAACCCCTGACCGCGCTCTCGGCCATGAGCAGGGCCACCGAGCGGATCGGGCTCGTCAGCACTGTGTCCAGCACCTTTTACACGCCGTTCCACGCAGCCCGTATGGTTGCCTCACTGGATCACATTTCCGGTGGGCGGATGGGCTGGAACGTCGTCACGTCCATGTTCGACGCCGAGGCCCGCAACCACGGCATGGAAGCCATGCCAGCCCACGACGTCCGTTACGCCCGAGCAGAAGAGTTTGTCGACGTCGTACTGCGCCTGTGGGATTCGTGGGCGGATGACGCCCTGCTCTACGAGCGAAACGGGCTCTATGCGGACCCGTCGCGGGTGCACTCGATCGACCATCACGGCGAGAACTTCCTGGTGGATGGACCGCTGAACGTTCCGCGCCCGCCGCAGGGCAATCCTGTGTTGTTTCAGGCGGGGGCATCCGAGCCGGGCCGCACTCTAGCCGCCAGTCGCGCGGAGGCAATCTACGCCGTCGCCTATAACTTGCCGAGTGCGCAGGAGTACTACCGGGATGTGAAAGCGCGGATCACCGCCGCTGGAAGGGACGCGGCACAGGTTCCGATCATGCCCGGATTAGTCACGTATGTGGGGTCAACGGAGGCCGAAGCCCGAGCCAAACAACGGGAACTGGATGAGCTACTGCCCACCGACAATTCGCTGCGGCAGCTCGGACAGTTTGTGGGACGTGATTGCATGGACTGGGAGTTGGACGCACCCGTGCCCGCGCTGGTTCCGCTGGACGAATTCACTGGACCCAAGGGGCGCTACGCCACGATCCTGCGAATCATCGATGCCGAGCAGCCTACCGTTCGTGAACTGCTTGGCAGGCTCGCTGCGGGAGGAGGACACTGCACCATGGTGGGCACCCCGGAGCAGATTGCGGACAGGATCACGGACTGGTTCCAGAACGACGGCGCCGACGGCTTCAACCTCATGCCGCCGTCGCTGCCTAGCGGGATCGAGGACTTCGTGGACCACGTCATTCCCGTGCTGCAGAAACGTGGACTGTTCCGGCAGGAGTACACGGCATCAACGCTCCGCGGACATCTGGGGTTGGCGCGGCCGATGCATACTGGGATATGAGAAAAGTACTGATTCTTGGCGGAACGGCATGGTTGGGCCGCGAGATTGCCGCTCAGCTGGTGGCCAACGGCGACCACGTGACCTGCCTGGCCCGCGGCGAATCGGGCTCGGCGCCCGATGGTGCTGTGCTGGTCTCCGCGGACAGGTCCGGGGCGGATGCCTACCAGCAGGTTGACGGGGAACAGTGGGATGAGGTCATCGAGCTGTCTTACAACCTCGACTTCGTCAAAGATGCCCTGCGATGCCTGGCGCCCCGGACAAAGCATTGGACTCTTATCTCGAGCGTTTCCGTTTACGCGTTCAATTCTGAGCCGAACGCTGACGAGGATGCTGCGCTGCTGAACCCGGTGGATCTTGCGGACTACGGCCAGGCGAAGGTTGCTGCTGAACAGGCGACGACGGCGGCTGCCGGTGACTTCCTCCTGACAGTGCGCCCCGGACTCATCGGCGGTCCGGGTGATGGCAGCGACCGGTTCGGCTACTGGCCTGCACGGTTTTCCTCTGCAGGGGACGGCCCGGTTCTGACGCCTACAACGGAGGGGTTGTCGGCGCAGGTGATTGACGTTCGTGATCTCGCGGCGTGGATTATCGACGCCGGCAGCCGGGGCGTCACGGGCATTTTCAACGCGGTCGGAGACGAATATCCACTGGCTTCTGTGCTCGAGCAGGCGGCGGCGGTCGCTGGCTTCCGCGGCGCCGTCGTGCCCGCCACCCATGAGTGGCTGCTCAATCACGGGGTGAACTATTGGGCCGGATTGTACTCGTTGCCGCTGTGGCTTCCGCAGGAGGACGCAGCCATGGCGCAGCGTTCCAACACCGCATTCCGCGCAGCTGGCGGTCAGCTTCGGCCGCTGGAGCACAGCCTCGCGGATGTCCTGGCCGATGAACAGCACCGCGGACTCGACCGGGAACGGCGCTCTGGGTTGACGCGGGCCGAGGAACTGGCGCTGCTTCAACTTTTGCAATGAGTGCCAAGAGCGCGTTCAACCTGGCGACTCCGCACAGACCTATGAGCGCGGGCAACCTGGGCAGCAGGTTCACCGCCTTCGACCAGGCGGACAGCGCTTCGAGCGGGGAGTTTGTCGGCGAAGGCGCACATGTGTCTCATAACCAACGGTGGATACAGCGATTCAACCAGGAGGTTTCGAGACATAGTTACGAGAATCGTCAGCCTTGGATAAATTTCTTAGGATTCCTCGAAAATTAAGTGATTGCCGTCGTCGCGGTAGGTCAGTCGGTACGACGTCTCATATCTCTAGGGCGGTTGCAAGACACTCGGACAAGGCACACCTATCTGTCGTTTTTCGAAGTCGACTGCACGGAATATTCGTAGTCGTCTGCACGGCGACCACGGTTCCGTAAGAGAATCGTTTTCGACCGTATAGGATGCCTCGTCAAGAGTGTCATGTACTAAATGCTGGGGGTAATGATTGAAACCTGTGGATGTCCTGGGGTGGGGTTCCTTCCCTAGGATGACATTGAAGGAAGAGTTAATCAGCCTGGCTGGTTGCCATGCTGTCCATACGGACCAGGCGCGTTGTCAGACATGTGTATTCCCGTTTCTCTCAAGACGATGTACCACCGCAATGATGTGCGGGCGTCAAACAGTGGTGACTCCTGCCAGTCTGACATGATCTGCACCACACTCCGCTGATGAGAGTATCGGCAACCCGCGGTTTCCGCGGCTAATGGTCCGAATCGCGACGTCATGAAATTTACATTCACGGTCATGCGGCTGACAGACTTTTATCTCTTCCACGCACATGTCTGAGGCGTGATTCCGCGTAACAACAACTTTCGAGGGGAAACCTCATGGAGCGTAATTTTCTGCGCCGTCTTATCACTGCACCCGTGGCCGTCGCGCTGGTCCTGGGCCTGGCGGCCTGTGGCGGTTCCGCATCCGATCCCGGCACGCCTGGCGCCAATGCTCTCTCCGGCAGTGACCAGGAGTCGACGGACAAATACACCACCGAAAAGGTCATTCCCCTTGAAGAGGTGGATCCTGCACAACTGGATCTCATCACCGAGGGAACCCTCCGCGTGGGAACACTCTCCGATGCCCCACCGAACATCTTTATCGACGAGACCGGCAAGTTCACCGGTTTCGACAACGAGCTGCTGCGTGCCATCGGCAAGAAGCTCGATCTTGAGGTCGAGTTCGCATCCACGGACTTCTCGTCGCTGCTGGCCCAGGTGCAGAACAAGCAGTTCGACGTCGGATCCTCCTCGATCTCCACCACCGACTCCCGCCGCGAGAACATTGGTTTTACCAACGGCTACGACTTCGGTTATATGGCAGTGGTGACGAAGACCGACGCCGAGATCAAGGGCTTCGATGACATTGGCGACGGCAAACGGATCGGCGTGGTCCAGGGCACCGTACAGGATGACTACGCGACCAACACCCTGGGCATTGAGCCCGTACGCTTCTATGACTACAACACGGTGTATTCCAATGTCCGCAACGGGCAGATCGACGCCTGGGTAGCCCCTTCCCAGCAGGCCGAGGGACAGGTCAAGAAAGGCGATGAAACCGTCATTGCCGAATCTGTGATCAACACTCAGAACTTCACCGCGTACGCCGTGAACAGCGGGAACAAGGAGCTTCTTGACGCTTTGAACTCGGGGCTGGACGCGGTGGTGGAGGATGGCACCTGGAATGAACTGGTCAAGGAATGGTACCCGGAGCGTGAGGTCCCCAAGGACTGGGCACCGGGCAGCCAAGCCGTAAAACTACCCTAGGAATTTCCTCTGATGAACATGCTTGATCAGCTCTTCCAAACGTTCTTCGACTGGGAAGCCATGGCCGCCATTGTCCCCGACCTGCTGCTGGTCGGGCTGCCCAATACGCTGCTGCTGGCGGCGGCTTCCGGCGTGCTCGGCTGCGTACTGGGAATGATTCTGGCCATGATGGGGATCTCGCGCAATCCAGTCCTACGATGGACGTCAAGGATCTACACGGACATCTTCCGTGGGCTCCCCGCCGTCGTCACCATCCTCCTCATCGGCATCGGACTCGGCCCGGTGGTGCGCGAGGTGACCGGCAGCACCAACCCGTTCCCCCTCGGGATTCTCGCCCTGTCCCTGATGGCTGCGGCGTACATCGGCGAAATTTTCCGGTCAGGCATCCAGAGTGTCGAGGCCGGCCAGCTGGAGGCAACGCGCGCCCTCGGGTTCAGCTACCGGTCCTCGATGTCGCTCATCGTTGTCCCGCAGGGCATCCGCCGGGTGCTGCCGGCTTTGGTCAACCAGTTCATCTCGCTGATCAAGGACTCCTCCCTGATCTATTTTCTGGGCCTGCTGGCAAGTCAACGCGAAATTTTCAGGGTGGGGAACGACGCCGCCGCCAACTCGGGGAACCTCTCCCCGCTCGTGGCAGCCGGCATCCTCTACCTTGTTCTCACCATCCCGTTGACCCACCTGGTCAACTACATCGACAACCGGCTGCGCACGGGCAAACCTGAGGGCAAGAACACTGCGGAACCCAAGTTGCCAGCCAGGGAAGGTGCGCCAGCATGAATGATTCGACCCCGGGGAGCCTGACCGGCAGCAATCTGCATCTGTCCTTTGGATCCAACCATGTGCTACGCGGCATCAACCTTCACGTGGAGCCTGGCAGTACGGCCTCGGTGATAGGCCCGTCCGGCTCGGGCAAGTCCACATTGCTAAGGGTCCTCAACCGTCTGATCGAACCGGACTCCGGCGACATCGCGCTCGACGGCCGGTCGGTCCTGAAGGACAATCCGGATCAGCTGCGGCAGCGGATCGGTATGGTGTTCCAGCAGTTCAACCTGTTTCCCCACAAGAGCGTCCTGGATAACGTATCTCTGGCGCTGCGTAAGCTTCGAAAACTCCCGGCGGAGCAGGCCCGGGCAGAGGCGTTGGCCCAGCTGGACCTGGTGGGCCTGGCGCATAAGGCGGGCTCACGACCGGGCAACCTGTCCGGCGGACAGCAGCAGCGCGTAGCCATTGCCCGCGCCCTTGCCATGAAACCGGAGGTCATGTTCTTCGATGAAGCCACCTCGGCGCTGGATCCCGAGCTGGTCAAGGGCGTCCTCAGCCTCATGGCCGATCTCGCGGCTTCCGGCATGACCATGGTTGTGGTTACCCACGAAATGGGGTTCGCACGTAACGTCTCGGACTCCGTGACGTTCATGGACGCCGGCGTCGTGGTCGAAACCGGCCCGCCCGCCCAAATGTTTGACGATCCGCAGACAGACCGGCTGCGCAACTTCCTCTCGGACGTCCTGTAGCCGTGTAACTCCTACAATCCTGTCCGGGGATGCTGTGCGGTGTGTAGCCGGTCCTGGCGGGACTTGCACTGCTCGCCGTGAGCGCCGTCGTACTCGCTATCCTGCGGCCGGCGCTGGTGCCCGGAGCGCCGGTCGCCGCGGTGGCCGCTACCGACAGGACTCCGGCCCGGGTCAGCCGGCTGGCCGGTACGAATGTGGCGTGGAACCAACGCCTCCACGGACACCTCACCGACGGGATGCTCCAGGCACGCATCACCGCAGCGAAAACCTCCCTGACCACCGATACCGTCATCAATGACCCCGAACGCAACCGCAAGACCATCTGGCTGCAGGACTCGTTGCAATCAGAGCACGCGGTCCGGGCCAGCCTCGATGACCCAACGCGTACCATTGAGGCTTTCGAGCGCGGCGCCCACACCCACCGGGACCCCATCGCCCCGGCACGGGAGCGTGAAAACCAGGCCGCGACGATTACCGGGCGCATCGCCGCGGAACAGAAACTGCGGACCTTACTCCCCGATCACGAACCAGGCAACGCCCGTCCCCTGGATGCGTTGCCGGAGTGGATGGCCCCGACCGGATCCATCACAGCCAAATACGCACCTGCCCTGTTCACCGGCGAGCTCGTCAAACGCCGGGATGTCATAGACCGGGAAATGGTCCGCCGCGGCTGGAAAATCGCCGAGCAACAACCCGTTTGGGTGGCCGAACTCGGCAGTGTGCCCTCCGATACGCTCAAAGCCGCCCAATGGGTGCACCTCGCGGCCGAGGTCGATACCTACCGGGCGAAGTACAACCTCA
This region of Arthrobacter roseus genomic DNA includes:
- a CDS encoding 2-hydroxy-3-oxopropionate reductase; translated protein: MTPTKLSKESDMTNIAVIGLGIMGLPMAANLVKAGNQVTGYNRSQDKIDKLVEQGGKGASNIAEAVKDADVVITMVPDSPDVEDVVSGSDGVFANAKKGALWIDASSIRPDVAKRLSDDAREAGLRPLDAPVSGGEQGAIDAVLSIMVGGDAQDFKDAEPVLNAVGKTIVHVGPSGSGQTVKAANQLIVAGNIELLAEAIVFLEAYNVDTDAALKVLGGGLAGSKVLEQKGQKMLDRSFDPGFRLQLHNKDLGIVTAAAREAGVTIPLGALVAQLVGSMVNQGEGGLDHSGLFKLVEQLSGRSTN
- a CDS encoding hydroxypyruvate isomerase family protein; protein product: MTYTVNCSILLTELPLLERPAAAKKAGFDNVEFWWPFETSTPTEADVAEFEKAITDAGVQLTGLNFNAGNMPGGDRGLVSWPARSDEFRANLPVVAAIGERLGCKGFNALYGNRTEDSTPEEQDALAVENLILAARAVAPFGGVVLLEPVSGTEAYPLKTAADALAVIDKVKAQGLDNVKLLADFYHLAVNGDDVGAVVTNHAADFGHIQIADAPGRGEPGSGELPLNEWIEKSRSLGYNGPIGLEYKTPQERAFGWVETAEAAK
- a CDS encoding 3-oxoacyl-ACP reductase gives rise to the protein MTTSPTSLPITDQIVLITGGGRGLGTSLVRAFLREGARVVINYLGSEEAARSVEAEFPGKALAVQADVRDRAQVDTMITRAQEHFGTAITTVVNNALPEFSFNGDARPDADQLTWDNLAQQFSGVQGSLNTVQSALPGMRAVGFGRVINVGTNLFQNPVVPYHDYTAAKAALLSLTRTFAHDLGKDGITVNMVSGGLLRTTDASSATPEEVFDLIAAGTPLRRVTTPDEFADATLFFASPWSRSVTGQNLVVDGGLVNN
- a CDS encoding LLM class flavin-dependent oxidoreductase; the encoded protein is MTSRQLHFNLFIHGCGHHKAAWRHPSSSAERLGDISYFEELAQTAERGLLDAVFFADGQSAGPVGDGPLWFLEPLTALSAMSRATERIGLVSTVSSTFYTPFHAARMVASLDHISGGRMGWNVVTSMFDAEARNHGMEAMPAHDVRYARAEEFVDVVLRLWDSWADDALLYERNGLYADPSRVHSIDHHGENFLVDGPLNVPRPPQGNPVLFQAGASEPGRTLAASRAEAIYAVAYNLPSAQEYYRDVKARITAAGRDAAQVPIMPGLVTYVGSTEAEARAKQRELDELLPTDNSLRQLGQFVGRDCMDWELDAPVPALVPLDEFTGPKGRYATILRIIDAEQPTVRELLGRLAAGGGHCTMVGTPEQIADRITDWFQNDGADGFNLMPPSLPSGIEDFVDHVIPVLQKRGLFRQEYTASTLRGHLGLARPMHTGI
- a CDS encoding NAD-dependent epimerase/dehydratase family protein; translation: MRKVLILGGTAWLGREIAAQLVANGDHVTCLARGESGSAPDGAVLVSADRSGADAYQQVDGEQWDEVIELSYNLDFVKDALRCLAPRTKHWTLISSVSVYAFNSEPNADEDAALLNPVDLADYGQAKVAAEQATTAAAGDFLLTVRPGLIGGPGDGSDRFGYWPARFSSAGDGPVLTPTTEGLSAQVIDVRDLAAWIIDAGSRGVTGIFNAVGDEYPLASVLEQAAAVAGFRGAVVPATHEWLLNHGVNYWAGLYSLPLWLPQEDAAMAQRSNTAFRAAGGQLRPLEHSLADVLADEQHRGLDRERRSGLTRAEELALLQLLQ
- a CDS encoding ABC transporter substrate-binding protein translates to MERNFLRRLITAPVAVALVLGLAACGGSASDPGTPGANALSGSDQESTDKYTTEKVIPLEEVDPAQLDLITEGTLRVGTLSDAPPNIFIDETGKFTGFDNELLRAIGKKLDLEVEFASTDFSSLLAQVQNKQFDVGSSSISTTDSRRENIGFTNGYDFGYMAVVTKTDAEIKGFDDIGDGKRIGVVQGTVQDDYATNTLGIEPVRFYDYNTVYSNVRNGQIDAWVAPSQQAEGQVKKGDETVIAESVINTQNFTAYAVNSGNKELLDALNSGLDAVVEDGTWNELVKEWYPEREVPKDWAPGSQAVKLP
- a CDS encoding amino acid ABC transporter permease, with amino-acid sequence MNMLDQLFQTFFDWEAMAAIVPDLLLVGLPNTLLLAAASGVLGCVLGMILAMMGISRNPVLRWTSRIYTDIFRGLPAVVTILLIGIGLGPVVREVTGSTNPFPLGILALSLMAAAYIGEIFRSGIQSVEAGQLEATRALGFSYRSSMSLIVVPQGIRRVLPALVNQFISLIKDSSLIYFLGLLASQREIFRVGNDAAANSGNLSPLVAAGILYLVLTIPLTHLVNYIDNRLRTGKPEGKNTAEPKLPAREGAPA
- a CDS encoding amino acid ABC transporter ATP-binding protein, coding for MNDSTPGSLTGSNLHLSFGSNHVLRGINLHVEPGSTASVIGPSGSGKSTLLRVLNRLIEPDSGDIALDGRSVLKDNPDQLRQRIGMVFQQFNLFPHKSVLDNVSLALRKLRKLPAEQARAEALAQLDLVGLAHKAGSRPGNLSGGQQQRVAIARALAMKPEVMFFDEATSALDPELVKGVLSLMADLAASGMTMVVVTHEMGFARNVSDSVTFMDAGVVVETGPPAQMFDDPQTDRLRNFLSDVL